A single region of the Helicobacter colisuis genome encodes:
- the nusB gene encoding transcription antitermination factor NusB yields the protein MATRSHVREVVVQLLYAYSSGNDAIFKFADEIFEEHKIKNKQKDFANLLFNGVIENLESLDLRIAHQLESWDFSKIGDMEKAILRLGVYEIAFNNLDKAIAINEALELAKTFGNEASAKFINGVLDNIAKNLQIPIHTIQESMQKAKQATSDLAKPEKSESKTPKAKNQNSTKKEKYETLYRP from the coding sequence ATGGCAACAAGAAGCCATGTAAGGGAAGTTGTTGTGCAGCTTTTGTATGCTTATAGTAGTGGAAATGATGCAATTTTTAAATTTGCTGATGAAATCTTTGAAGAACACAAAATAAAAAACAAGCAAAAAGATTTTGCAAATCTACTTTTTAATGGCGTTATTGAAAATCTTGAATCACTTGATTTACGCATCGCTCATCAACTTGAAAGTTGGGATTTTTCAAAAATTGGAGATATGGAAAAAGCTATTTTAAGGCTTGGAGTTTATGAAATTGCTTTTAACAATCTTGATAAAGCCATTGCCATTAATGAAGCCCTAGAATTAGCAAAAACCTTTGGAAATGAGGCTTCGGCAAAATTTATTAATGGGGTTTTGGACAACATTGCAAAGAATCTGCAAATCCCCATTCATACCATTCAAGAATCAATGCAAAAGGCTAAACAAGCTACAAGTGATTTAGCTAAGCCTGAAAAATCAGAATCTAAAACCCCAAAAGCAAAAAATCAGAACTCCACAAAAAAGGAAAAGTATGAAACTTTGTATCGCCCTTGA
- the pyrF gene encoding orotidine-5'-phosphate decarboxylase: MKLCIALDMPNKKDNLELLSNLKTSQEVWVKVGLRSFIRDGKEFLEQIKSINHFKIFLDLKLYDIPNTMGDSIDEIVKLGVDMVTIHASSGREAMCEITKRLQKVQNPPLIMAVTALTSFQQESFFEVYHSNLDTQVLKFAKMAYESGINGVVCSCLESKAIKEKIDSHFLTLTPAIRPFGEESGDQKRTATLQDAKAAMSDFIVVGRPIYKAPNPQEVINKILQSL, from the coding sequence ATGAAACTTTGTATCGCCCTTGATATGCCAAACAAAAAAGACAATCTTGAACTCTTAAGCAATCTAAAAACTTCTCAAGAAGTCTGGGTTAAAGTAGGGCTTAGAAGTTTTATTCGTGATGGAAAAGAGTTTTTAGAGCAAATCAAATCCATTAATCATTTTAAGATTTTTTTGGATTTAAAACTCTATGACATTCCCAACACAATGGGCGATAGCATTGATGAAATTGTAAAACTTGGAGTGGATATGGTAACTATTCACGCAAGTAGCGGAAGAGAAGCAATGTGTGAGATAACAAAACGGCTACAAAAAGTCCAAAATCCACCTTTAATTATGGCAGTTACAGCACTTACAAGCTTTCAACAAGAAAGTTTTTTTGAAGTTTATCATAGCAATTTAGATACTCAAGTTTTAAAATTTGCCAAAATGGCTTATGAATCAGGGATTAATGGAGTGGTTTGTTCTTGCTTGGAATCAAAAGCCATCAAAGAAAAAATCGATTCTCATTTTCTTACACTCACTCCAGCAATCCGACCTTTTGGCGAAGAAAGCGGAGATCAAAAACGCACCGCAACCTTGCAAGATGCAAAAGCTGCAATGAGTGATTTTATAGTGGTTGGAAGACCTATTTACAAAGCTCCAAACCCACAAGAAGTGATTAATAAGATTCTCCAATCTCTTTAA
- a CDS encoding molybdopterin molybdotransferase MoeA, protein MQAVSLQEAIKILQKAGSGFAKNKEFLALLESQGRFLAQEIVSQKALPSFDNAAMDGYAIRSEDMGKTAKIKASIFAGDCKEVELKSGECAKIMTGAKLPKNADIVVPFEVIEGGFNNQESITIPQELKVGDNIRQAGEEIQLNKKILEIGDEIDENALALLASQGVSYVSAFRELRIGVFSGGNELKEPWELAEDYQIYNSNTTMILGILKSFGFKASYGGISKDNKEELLQVLNMPFDIIFTTGGASKGEADFMQEVLVQTGAEILISGVQIKPGKPIMVARLERKFIIALPGNPLAGAVLLRFLILPFLRNLAGANAHFPQALRVKNIESFKLKKRMDAMLGSLSVDGFLLTQKGKYTSGQILPLCQSNAIALLSEECIQIEAGEWIKVLPYSMIWGKVECDYIN, encoded by the coding sequence ATGCAAGCAGTTTCATTACAAGAAGCAATCAAGATTTTGCAAAAGGCAGGTAGTGGCTTTGCAAAAAATAAAGAATTTTTGGCTTTATTAGAATCACAAGGGAGATTCTTAGCCCAAGAAATTGTGTCTCAAAAGGCGCTCCCAAGTTTTGATAATGCTGCAATGGATGGATATGCCATAAGGTCAGAAGATATGGGAAAGACAGCAAAAATTAAGGCTAGTATTTTTGCGGGGGATTGCAAAGAGGTTGAACTTAAAAGTGGGGAGTGTGCAAAGATTATGACAGGTGCTAAACTTCCTAAAAATGCTGATATAGTTGTGCCTTTTGAAGTTATTGAGGGTGGGTTTAATAATCAAGAGAGTATTACTATACCACAAGAACTTAAGGTAGGGGATAATATTCGCCAAGCTGGTGAAGAAATCCAATTAAATAAAAAAATCTTAGAGATTGGCGATGAGATTGATGAGAATGCTTTAGCACTGCTTGCCTCACAGGGTGTTAGCTATGTAAGTGCATTTAGAGAGCTTAGAATCGGAGTTTTTTCTGGGGGCAATGAACTTAAAGAGCCTTGGGAGTTAGCAGAGGACTATCAAATTTATAATTCTAATACTACAATGATTCTGGGGATTTTAAAAAGTTTTGGTTTTAAGGCAAGTTATGGAGGAATCTCAAAGGATAATAAAGAAGAATTATTGCAAGTTTTAAATATGCCTTTTGATATTATTTTTACCACAGGTGGTGCAAGCAAAGGGGAAGCAGATTTTATGCAAGAAGTGCTTGTGCAAACAGGTGCTGAGATTCTGATTTCTGGCGTGCAGATTAAACCAGGTAAGCCTATTATGGTGGCAAGGCTAGAGAGAAAATTTATTATCGCATTACCAGGGAATCCTTTGGCAGGAGCGGTATTGTTGCGTTTTTTGATTTTACCATTTTTAAGAAATCTTGCTGGGGCTAACGCTCATTTTCCTCAAGCTTTAAGGGTAAAAAATATTGAATCCTTTAAATTAAAAAAGCGAATGGATGCTATGCTTGGAAGCCTTAGTGTAGATGGATTTTTGCTAACTCAAAAAGGAAAATACACTTCAGGGCAGATTTTGCCACTTTGCCAAAGCAATGCTATCGCACTATTAAGTGAAGAATGCATACAAATAGAAGCAGGAGAGTGGATAAAGGTATTACCTTATTCAATGATTTGGGGTAAGGTAGAGTGTGATTACATTAATTAA
- a CDS encoding nitrogen fixation protein NifS — MLDYLQNPPIYASLMQKLIAQDRPNYLAITPSAGQKISQENKELSHFLGCEITRPFSFNLESFYFLLSKLSQKYKVALVLSSHQMLYSAYLALPNKESIIPIIPDKKSGQIDIENALEKGADCFLIPYLNEDILTLNLHLDEILKDVFTLWDISYALALGLPLPKNANFLIANGENLGLMRPFGIMAGKDILDLGLYLEIENLYGVFLEAIRLQKVPKENQAQLFFEILKKELQEDCYCFFETSSNTLPLGLKGIKARNLIQSLIFDDISLINGQECLFGFAKPSFVLQLMGYSENQSRELLSLSFKEKVDINRLAQKIIQKYRQIKSLQG, encoded by the coding sequence ATGCTAGATTATTTGCAAAATCCACCCATTTATGCTTCTTTAATGCAAAAATTAATAGCGCAAGATCGCCCTAATTATTTGGCTATTACTCCTAGTGCGGGGCAAAAAATAAGTCAAGAAAATAAAGAATTAAGCCATTTTTTGGGCTGTGAGATTACGCGCCCTTTTAGTTTTAATTTGGAGAGTTTTTATTTTTTGCTCTCCAAGCTTAGCCAAAAATACAAAGTCGCTCTTGTGCTTTCTTCTCATCAAATGCTTTATAGTGCCTACCTTGCTCTGCCCAATAAAGAATCAATAATTCCCATAATCCCAGATAAAAAAAGTGGTCAAATTGATATTGAAAACGCCTTAGAAAAAGGGGCGGATTGCTTTTTGATTCCTTATTTAAATGAAGATATTCTTACTTTGAATCTTCATTTAGATGAGATTTTAAAAGATGTTTTTACCCTTTGGGATATTAGCTATGCTTTAGCCTTAGGGTTGCCTTTGCCGAAAAATGCAAATTTTTTAATTGCTAATGGAGAAAATTTGGGCTTAATGCGTCCTTTTGGAATTATGGCGGGTAAAGATATTTTGGATTTGGGGTTATATTTAGAGATTGAAAATCTCTATGGAGTATTTTTGGAGGCAATTAGACTTCAAAAAGTTCCCAAAGAAAATCAAGCTCAATTATTCTTTGAGATTCTAAAAAAAGAATTGCAAGAGGATTGTTATTGTTTTTTTGAGACATCTTCTAATACCTTGCCTTTAGGATTAAAGGGGATTAAAGCAAGGAATCTGATTCAAAGTTTGATTTTTGATGATATTTCTTTGATTAATGGGCAAGAGTGTCTTTTTGGATTTGCTAAGCCCTCTTTTGTGCTGCAATTAATGGGGTATAGTGAGAATCAATCAAGAGAACTTTTGAGTTTGAGTTTTAAAGAGAAAGTGGATATTAATAGGCTAGCACAAAAAATCATTCAAAAATACCGACAAATTAAATCATTACAAGGATAA
- the selB gene encoding selenocysteine-specific translation elongation factor, whose protein sequence is MQDNLILGVMGHIDHGKTSLVRALNGFWGDERKDEKERGITLDLSFSNLSNGERNIAFIDVPGHEKLVKNMIAGAFGLDYGMLVIAANDGIMPQTLEHLRIASLLGISDFVVVISKVDLVDKAEIVALKEQIQNLFSQFNTLKYQIFEVSLYDEVSVENLKGVLFGLPKKIHRDLGFFRYYIDRIFVIKGSGCVVSGTLLDGNLTCDQKAWCCNLDRLVGIKNIQCHGEFVNEAKSGQRVALNLSGVSHHELKRGDLLSKKGYLRGFDRVEVALEMFVEIPHNAEVNFFIGALKMPCRVLFLDKNYATLKLKNPIYSIFNERFILRDDKQTLGGGRVLSPIVDPMKKSQKLEFLKMLDKGNLKGAFEILLQAHKKGFGLISASQRFGISQLEALSIAKEILQCFVSEKNLVVYPKKAEELLKEIILVILQKNPNALLSSALLCQKQSWVANDFAQSLLDKLLKEGVLQKNDSFYVSPQAKIGKIEDYLYCTIYTLLQSQGFEPMAPYNLYDSLDIDRKSGDEVFKKLTREKKIVRLNHKLFICTQALTQLLEAMREIIKNEGYLDLNNFKAHFNLSRKYLIAYLDYLDSFGDILNTNGKRTLKSC, encoded by the coding sequence ATGCAAGATAATTTGATTCTTGGGGTAATGGGACATATTGATCACGGAAAAACGAGTTTGGTGCGTGCATTAAATGGATTTTGGGGTGATGAAAGAAAAGATGAAAAAGAGCGTGGAATCACGCTAGATTTGAGCTTTTCAAATCTAAGTAATGGGGAGAGAAATATTGCTTTTATTGATGTTCCAGGGCATGAAAAATTAGTAAAAAATATGATTGCTGGGGCATTTGGATTGGATTATGGAATGTTGGTCATTGCGGCTAATGATGGCATTATGCCACAGACTTTGGAGCATTTAAGAATTGCAAGTTTGCTTGGAATTAGTGATTTTGTGGTGGTAATAAGCAAAGTAGATTTAGTAGATAAGGCTGAAATTGTAGCGCTTAAAGAGCAAATTCAGAATCTTTTTAGTCAATTTAATACCTTAAAATATCAAATCTTTGAAGTTTCTCTCTATGATGAAGTAAGTGTGGAAAATCTTAAAGGAGTGCTCTTTGGATTACCTAAAAAGATTCATAGGGATTTGGGATTTTTCCGTTACTATATTGATAGAATCTTTGTGATTAAGGGTAGTGGTTGTGTGGTGAGTGGGACACTTTTGGATGGTAATCTCACTTGTGATCAAAAGGCGTGGTGTTGCAATCTTGATAGACTTGTGGGTATAAAAAATATTCAATGCCACGGCGAGTTTGTTAATGAAGCTAAAAGTGGGCAGAGGGTAGCTTTAAATCTTAGTGGTGTCTCACATCATGAGCTAAAGCGTGGAGATTTGCTAAGTAAAAAGGGTTATTTGAGGGGATTTGATAGGGTTGAGGTTGCCTTAGAAATGTTTGTAGAAATCCCTCATAATGCTGAAGTTAATTTTTTTATTGGGGCATTAAAAATGCCATGTCGGGTTTTGTTTTTGGATAAAAATTATGCAACTTTGAAGCTTAAAAACCCAATTTATAGTATTTTTAATGAGCGATTTATTTTGCGCGATGATAAACAAACGCTAGGTGGTGGGAGAGTTTTGAGCCCTATTGTTGATCCGATGAAAAAATCCCAAAAGCTTGAATTTTTAAAAATGCTAGATAAAGGGAATTTAAAAGGAGCCTTTGAGATTTTACTCCAAGCACATAAAAAAGGTTTTGGACTTATAAGTGCTTCACAAAGATTTGGAATCTCACAACTTGAAGCATTAAGTATTGCAAAAGAGATTTTACAATGCTTTGTGAGTGAAAAAAATCTAGTTGTGTATCCCAAAAAAGCAGAAGAATTATTAAAAGAAATTATTTTAGTGATTTTACAGAAGAATCCCAATGCGCTTTTGAGCTCTGCTTTGCTTTGTCAAAAGCAATCGTGGGTTGCTAATGACTTTGCCCAAAGCTTATTAGATAAGCTTTTAAAAGAGGGTGTTTTGCAAAAAAATGATTCATTTTATGTTTCTCCACAGGCTAAAATTGGAAAAATAGAGGATTATTTATACTGCACTATTTATACGCTACTGCAAAGCCAAGGCTTTGAACCAATGGCACCTTATAATCTTTATGATAGTTTAGATATTGATAGAAAAAGTGGTGATGAGGTGTTTAAAAAGCTAACTAGGGAAAAAAAGATTGTGCGACTTAACCATAAACTTTTTATTTGCACACAAGCTCTAACGCAGCTTTTGGAGGCAATGAGAGAAATTATTAAAAATGAGGGTTATTTGGATTTAAATAATTTTAAGGCACATTTTAATCTTAGTCGAAAATATTTGATTGCTTATTTGGACTATTTAGATAGTTTTGGAGATATTTTAAATACCAATGGGAAAAGGACGCTAAAGTCATGCTAG
- the selA gene encoding L-seryl-tRNA(Sec) selenium transferase: MENILRHIPKTDKLLKAKALEECNGVLLKKIVVEFLAIYRNDLLNGGAIMEFEKCVERIKEIYHKRTNKSLRTLVNATGIIVHTNLGRSVFSNEILEEVKPLLCAYNNLEYDLKEGDRSERYIHLKNLFAMLLGVEDVLVVNNNAAAVFLIFNTFAKNKEVVVSRGELIEIGGSFRIPRVMEDSGAILKEVGTTNKTYLKDYQEAINSNTAMLFKAHKSNYEIAGFSKEVDYQELIALAQEKGLLDYYDLGSGYFGLKGLDILKKYEMPLEEIASLNPSLVSFSGDKLLGGAQAGIIFGKKCYIDQLKQNQLLRMLRVDKFTLAALEATLMAYLQGKYEKIPTYKMLLQTKEVLKKKAEKLLELIQESFKPIILETKGYSGGGAMPNKALESFGIALSFSDEEKLEQLLRERGIIARVENGKVILDVMALLEGDEKIIQKALLDIKESYAR, encoded by the coding sequence ATGGAAAATATTTTAAGGCATATTCCAAAGACAGATAAATTATTAAAGGCAAAGGCTTTAGAAGAGTGTAATGGCGTGTTGCTAAAGAAGATTGTTGTAGAGTTTTTGGCGATTTATCGCAATGATCTTTTGAATGGTGGAGCAATAATGGAGTTTGAGAAGTGTGTGGAGCGTATTAAAGAAATTTATCACAAGCGCACTAATAAGTCTCTTAGAACTTTGGTGAATGCAACTGGAATTATTGTGCATACTAATCTTGGGCGGAGTGTGTTTTCAAATGAGATTTTAGAGGAAGTTAAGCCGCTTTTGTGTGCTTATAATAATTTAGAATATGATCTAAAAGAAGGTGATCGTAGTGAGCGTTACATTCATCTAAAAAATCTTTTTGCTATGCTTTTGGGAGTGGAAGATGTTTTGGTGGTGAATAACAACGCAGCTGCAGTTTTTTTGATTTTTAATACTTTTGCTAAAAATAAAGAAGTGGTTGTTTCAAGGGGTGAGCTAATAGAGATTGGTGGAAGTTTTAGGATTCCTAGGGTTATGGAGGATTCTGGAGCAATACTAAAAGAAGTGGGAACTACTAACAAAACCTATCTTAAAGATTATCAAGAGGCTATTAATTCTAATACTGCTATGCTTTTTAAAGCGCATAAATCCAATTATGAAATTGCAGGTTTTAGCAAGGAAGTTGACTATCAAGAGCTTATTGCTTTAGCGCAAGAGAAAGGATTGTTAGATTATTATGATCTAGGAAGTGGATATTTTGGCTTAAAAGGGCTAGATATTTTAAAAAAATACGAAATGCCTTTGGAAGAAATTGCAAGTTTAAATCCTTCTTTGGTGAGTTTTAGTGGAGATAAGTTGCTTGGTGGCGCACAAGCAGGAATTATTTTTGGCAAGAAATGCTATATTGATCAATTAAAGCAAAATCAACTTTTAAGAATGTTGCGTGTAGATAAATTTACCCTTGCTGCTTTGGAGGCGACTTTGATGGCGTATTTGCAGGGGAAATATGAAAAGATTCCAACTTATAAAATGCTTTTGCAAACTAAAGAAGTTTTAAAAAAGAAAGCAGAAAAGCTATTGGAGCTAATTCAAGAAAGCTTCAAACCTATCATCTTAGAAACAAAGGGCTACAGCGGAGGGGGTGCAATGCCAAATAAAGCCCTAGAGTCTTTTGGAATCGCTCTTAGCTTTAGCGATGAGGAAAAGTTAGAGCAGCTTTTAAGAGAGAGGGGCATCATTGCTAGAGTCGAAAATGGAAAGGTGATTTTAGATGTGATGGCGCTTTTGGAGGGAGATGAAAAGATTATTCAAAAAGCACTTTTGGATATTAAGGAAAGTTATGCAAGATAA
- the miaA gene encoding tRNA (adenosine(37)-N6)-dimethylallyltransferase MiaA, translating to MKIFAILGGSGSGKTALSLEIAQKKQCAILSLDSLSVYQEIDIISAKPTKKEREGIAHFGIDILTPIQLHNVQIFIQEYQKARDFCQKNQHNLLIVGGSSFYLKILLEGLSDFSLDENQRSETLAKINALGDLEKQYHFLKTIDKQWAIRIKPTDCYRIQRALEIYFITSKIPSLYFRENPPIPIIENCKIYEIVWQREFLRQRIKQRTKQMLENGAIDEVRGLLERYGKIYQWAKSIGIKEIIGFLEGQISQEELEELISTHTAQLAKRQRTFNKTQFKEHFCGEAKEVLEQIQKDL from the coding sequence TTGAAAATTTTTGCGATTTTAGGAGGTAGTGGTTCAGGAAAAACCGCGCTTTCATTGGAAATTGCACAAAAAAAACAATGTGCAATTCTTTCTCTTGATTCTTTAAGCGTATATCAAGAAATTGATATTATTTCAGCTAAACCAACAAAAAAAGAGAGAGAAGGAATCGCACATTTTGGTATTGATATTTTAACTCCAATACAACTACATAATGTTCAAATATTTATTCAAGAATATCAAAAAGCAAGGGATTTTTGCCAAAAAAATCAACACAATTTATTGATTGTTGGAGGCAGTAGTTTTTATCTTAAAATACTTTTGGAGGGACTTTCAGATTTTTCTTTAGATGAAAATCAAAGGAGTGAAACTTTAGCAAAAATCAATGCTTTGGGGGATTTAGAAAAACAATACCACTTTTTAAAGACAATAGACAAACAATGGGCGATTCGTATTAAGCCAACAGATTGCTATCGCATTCAAAGGGCTTTGGAAATTTATTTTATTACCTCAAAGATTCCTAGTTTGTATTTTAGGGAAAATCCTCCAATTCCGATTATTGAAAATTGTAAAATTTATGAGATTGTTTGGCAAAGGGAATTTTTACGCCAAAGAATCAAGCAAAGAACAAAACAAATGCTAGAAAATGGGGCTATTGATGAGGTTAGGGGACTTTTGGAAAGATATGGAAAAATCTATCAATGGGCAAAAAGTATTGGCATTAAAGAAATAATAGGATTTTTAGAGGGGCAGATTTCACAAGAAGAGCTAGAGGAATTAATCTCCACACACACAGCACAACTTGCAAAACGACAAAGAACATTTAATAAAACACAATTTAAAGAGCATTTTTGTGGTGAAGCTAAAGAGGTTTTAGAGCAAATCCAAAAAGATCTTTGA
- the proC gene encoding pyrroline-5-carboxylate reductase produces MKTLVLLGYGKMARALALGLKEKANIQVAGRNPQKIREFCDDLGLTPLSQNNNLIEVQDQEILLCVKPYALQSFQFVGKAKCVYSILNAITLETLRNRIESEAFIRAMPNVAASVGKSITSLCGDEVYKQRAFEIFNSIGKSVWIEEKMMSVATALGGCAPAFLAMVAESLVDAGVTNGLTRNESKEIVEGLFEGFGTLLQTTHPALLKESVMSPGGSTAQGVASLEKNSLRNTFFEAVLASKNFA; encoded by the coding sequence ATGAAAACTCTTGTTCTTTTGGGTTATGGTAAAATGGCAAGAGCTTTAGCTCTTGGATTAAAAGAGAAGGCAAATATTCAAGTTGCAGGGAGGAATCCACAAAAAATCCGTGAGTTTTGCGATGATTTAGGACTCACTCCATTATCTCAAAATAACAATCTCATTGAAGTGCAAGATCAAGAAATCCTGCTTTGTGTTAAACCTTATGCACTCCAATCTTTTCAGTTTGTTGGCAAAGCCAAATGCGTTTATTCAATTTTGAATGCTATTACTTTAGAGACTTTAAGAAATAGAATAGAATCAGAAGCTTTTATTCGTGCAATGCCTAATGTAGCTGCGAGTGTTGGCAAATCAATTACTTCTTTGTGTGGAGATGAAGTTTATAAGCAGAGAGCATTTGAAATTTTTAATTCCATTGGGAAAAGCGTTTGGATTGAAGAGAAGATGATGTCGGTAGCTACGGCGCTTGGTGGTTGTGCTCCTGCATTTCTAGCTATGGTAGCTGAATCGCTTGTGGATGCGGGAGTTACAAATGGTTTAACGCGCAATGAATCAAAAGAGATTGTTGAGGGTTTGTTTGAAGGATTTGGGACATTATTGCAGACAACTCATCCAGCGCTTTTAAAAGAAAGTGTAATGAGTCCAGGTGGCTCTACAGCGCAAGGTGTTGCAAGTTTGGAGAAAAATTCCTTGAGAAACACTTTTTTTGAGGCAGTTTTGGCTTCTAAAAATTTCGCTTGA
- the fliW gene encoding flagellar assembly protein FliW: MEFAVKSPILGFEHIQKMKLEKISKDDDTFMQLKSCENDGISFTLVNPYSMRSDYEFEIPSPIKALLELKGKTNIDPQNSKLVTLNIVCIREPIEESTVNFLAPVLFNFENLTMAQVVLENFKYENFGLSEPISKFFDFSKAN; encoded by the coding sequence ATGGAATTTGCAGTAAAATCTCCGATTTTAGGTTTTGAACATATCCAAAAGATGAAATTAGAAAAGATTTCAAAAGACGATGATACATTTATGCAACTAAAAAGCTGTGAAAACGATGGTATTTCTTTCACTTTGGTGAATCCTTATTCAATGCGAAGTGATTATGAGTTTGAGATTCCTTCTCCTATAAAGGCACTTTTAGAGCTTAAGGGAAAGACTAACATTGACCCCCAAAACTCTAAGTTAGTTACGCTTAATATTGTTTGTATTAGAGAGCCCATTGAAGAATCAACTGTGAATTTTCTAGCACCCGTATTATTTAATTTTGAGAACTTGACTATGGCGCAAGTTGTATTAGAGAATTTTAAATATGAAAATTTTGGGCTCTCAGAGCCCATTTCTAAGTTTTTTGATTTTAGCAAAGCCAATTAA
- a CDS encoding outer membrane protein assembly factor BamD gives MKKFIQFFLISFSFLIIFNACSSKNNGGLALDEVNKPADYWYQNMLKEIRNGDLEKADSYFTSLQSEHLNSPLLSEAMLILGRAHMQEEEYLLATFYFDEYTKRFGDEKNIDFISFLKLQANYFAFAKQFRDQQLLAKSIKDAQDFSQKYPYSRYRPIVDTMLLKLELANLSLNKEIIKLYEKKDKQQAAKYYQQKIDESAWIKDIFYQEAGSPWYQKIFEW, from the coding sequence GTGAAAAAATTTATCCAATTCTTTCTTATAAGTTTTAGTTTTTTGATAATTTTCAATGCTTGTTCTTCAAAAAACAATGGCGGATTAGCGCTTGATGAAGTAAATAAACCAGCTGATTATTGGTATCAAAATATGCTTAAAGAGATTCGTAATGGAGATTTAGAAAAAGCCGATAGTTACTTCACTTCACTCCAAAGTGAGCATTTGAATTCACCACTATTAAGCGAAGCAATGTTGATTTTGGGACGAGCGCATATGCAAGAAGAGGAATATCTCCTAGCCACATTTTATTTTGATGAATACACCAAACGCTTTGGAGATGAGAAAAATATTGACTTTATTAGCTTCTTAAAACTTCAAGCCAATTATTTTGCCTTTGCCAAACAATTTCGCGATCAGCAACTTTTGGCAAAATCAATCAAAGACGCACAAGACTTTAGCCAAAAATACCCTTATTCACGCTATAGACCTATTGTTGATACTATGCTTTTAAAACTAGAACTCGCTAATTTGAGCCTTAATAAAGAAATTATTAAACTTTATGAAAAGAAAGATAAACAACAAGCTGCAAAATATTATCAACAAAAAATTGATGAAAGTGCTTGGATAAAAGATATTTTTTATCAAGAGGCAGGTTCGCCTTGGTATCAAAAAATTTTTGAATGGTAG